A genomic region of Colletotrichum destructivum chromosome 1, complete sequence contains the following coding sequences:
- a CDS encoding Putative major facilitator superfamily, MFS transporter superfamily translates to MGLGSLVAGPFSETFGRNAVYAGSMAVFMIWIMASGLAPNFGAQITFRFLAGCSASTPLVCSGGSIADMYNRLEKTWSFPLYAITCFGGPMVGAVMGAYIGPSNVVSWRWTEWTVLISSGLVLVLVLLCMPETYGPLLLQWKAAHYRRITGDGRFRSEHEIVDATLFSRLKTSMTRPFLMLTEPIIMAMTLYITVVYIVLFTFLVGWPYIFEYTYGLDQGLANIVFVAMFAGTQINFAFVPLIYSMTVKRVKNGVHDTSFKPEIRLWYAMFGAAVSVPVSLFWLGWTNFASISIWSAIFAVIVFGYGVTGIFICVYMYIIDSYEIYSASALTFVALIRYMVAGGITVVGIPFYENLGTHYALTILACISGVLAPIPYILYHYGSWIRAKSRFAVSM, encoded by the coding sequence ATGGGCCTCGGGTCGCTCGTGGCCGGCCCCTTTTCGGAAACCTTTGGCCGCAACGCCGTCTACGCCGGCTCCATGGCGGTCTTCATGATCTGGATTATGGCCTCCGGACTCGCGCCCAACTTTGGCGCCCAGATCACCTTCCGCTTCCTGGCCGGGTgctccgcctcgacgccgctggTGTGCTCTGGCGGCTCGATCGCGGACATGTACAACCGCCTCGAGAAGACGTGGAGCTTCCCGCTGTATGCCATCACATGCTTCGGCGGGCCGatggtcggcgccgtcatggGTGCTTACATCGGCCCCTCCAACGTCGTGAGCTGGCGATGGACCGAGTGGACGGTGCTGATCTCCTCGGGCCTCGTGCTGGTCCTGGTACTTCTCTGCATGCCCGAGACCTACGGCCCGCTGCTTCTCCAGTGGAAGGCCGCCCACTACCGGCGGATCACTGGCGACGGCCGTTTCCGCTCCGAACACGAGATCGTCGATGCTACTCTCTTCAGCCGCCTCAAGACCAGCATGACGAGGCCGTTCCTCATGCTCACGGAacccatcatcatggccatgacGCTGTACATAACCGTCGTCTACATCGTCCTCTTCACGTTTCTCGTCGGATGGCCCTACATCTTCGAGTACACCTACGGCCTCGATCAGGGcctcgccaacatcgtcttcgtcgccatgTTTGCGGGTACGCAAATCAACTTCGCTTTCGTGCCGCTCATCTACTCGATGACGGTAAAGCGAGTCAAGAACGGCGTGCATGACACGAGTTTCAAACCGGAGATCCGTCTCTGGTACGCCATgttcggcgccgccgtctccgtccccgtCTCCCTCTTCTGGCTCGGGTGGACAAATTTtgccagcatcagcatctGGTCCGCCATTTTCGCAGTCATTGTCTTCGGCTACGGTGTGACCGGCATCTTCATCTGCGTGTACATGTACATCATCGACTCGTACGAGATATACTCAGCGTCGGCTCTCACGTTTGTCGCCCTGATCAGGTACATGGTTGCGGGAGGCATCACCGTGGTTGGGATACCGTTTTACGAGAACCTGGGTACGCACTACGCCCTGACGATTCTCGCATGTATATCAGGGGTGCTCGCGCCGATACCTTACATCTTGTACCACTACGGTAGCTGGATCCGAGCCAAAAGTCGGTTTGCGGTGTCGATGTAG
- a CDS encoding Putative protein Ecm13, translating to MSTLTATATFPSHTQQHRQQQQQQQQQHRSSSSPLRLTLQKKKMSITQTYYLAHKARAKLSSEAGRADHDLRLLVGHANLLDSLMLELADAEREQESWFNQSVRGATKSEGRHVQWADSVIEEPEEDWHADDASDSDDSVSDSSDDDYDDEDMEMAETVSLRRMPSAAAVPASPRTLAVEVSEDYDMEDDLEEDYAQLELVRTPSHSSSSSPPELEHDSDISDDESMPPSPPNAVLTFSEKEAKEEASQQQQQTEDGSFYSEGYYLPARNPARLVSAISVY from the coding sequence ATGTCGACATTAACCGCCACTGCTACTTTTCCTTCTCACACCCAACaacaccgacaacaacaacaacaacaacaacaacaacaccgttcctcttcctcacCTCTTCGCCTGACCCttcagaagaagaagatgagcATCACTCAGACCTACTACCTCGCCCACAAGGCCCGCGCCAAGCTCTCTTCGGAGGCTGGCCGCGCCGATCACgacctccgcctcctcgtcggccacgcCAACCTCCTCGACTCGCTGAtgctcgagctcgccgacgccgagcgtGAACAAGAAAGCTGGTTCAACCAATCTGTCCGCGGTGCCACCAAGAGCGAGGGCCGCCACGTGCAATGGGCCGACTCCGTCATTGAGGAGCCCGAGGAAGACTggcacgccgacgacgcaTCCGACTCGGATGACTCCGTGTCCGATTCGTCggacgacgactacgacgacgaagacatggagatggccgagaccGTCTCCCTCCGTCGCAtgccctccgccgccgccgtccccgcaTCACCGAGGACTTTGGCCGTTGAGGTTTCGGAAGACTATGATATGGAGGACGACCTTGAGGAGGACTACGCAcagctcgagctcgtccgCACGCCATCCCactccagcagcagctcacCACCAGAGCTCGAGCATGATTCGGACATCTCAGATGACGAGTCGATGCCCCCATCACCGCCAAACGCCGTTCTCACCTTCTCCGAGAAGGAAGCCAAAGAAGAGGCTtcgcaacaacaacaacaaaccGAAGACGGCTCCTTCTACTCAGAAGGCTACTACTTGCCGGCCCGGAACCCAGCAAGACTCGTGTCTGCCATCTCAGTGTACTAA
- a CDS encoding Putative galactose oxidase/kelch, beta-propeller, kelch-type beta propeller has translation MVALCGTSSSHSRPHMMMPRSWLAALFAIAQLSPVCRADDADALDVPSVDNYLRRVFSRASVLGDWAYFDGGEVSQYIENGKNTSRPSSPLSSTLSIDLSKSWKPADVAIKQTQKGAQNMMRQAIFTDNSTSSFYIWGGFASYTADPPAARLWKFRADGDGGGSWSTDLKPGNDFFTQLTRSQGGVYVSTPDSGFYYGGYSDAKSDPNPEGPVPGFLQFNYTATDQAWTNHTEAPYSTYGTLVGGSAHYVPSYGPNGLIMIFGGRSHVIGSGQSNSNVGWLDFGSIHVMDPVTKKWYSQKTSGNAPGARMWHCTVGAQSRNNTYEIFVFGGTNMANRETYDEVHVLSLPGFVWKKADYAPTSPRDCMSCIVAGQRQMVTFGGIDRMRWNDNSTDFFRDPDTFPQGVGVFDLTDLAWKDEYNADASSYDSPEAIKTWYNEGNLANVEYSEGVEGLMKSGTAGSGFFSGSGSDSTPVDSGSGSTNTGAIAGGVVGGVVGVALIGLAAFCLMRRRKHKKVPTEETGAAVEAPAHPHGMEQAYSPNPPPSTTVAPSELQGEYHDHSPYSASEVPKTMQPPEMDAQEPRHFYAAELDGSEARR, from the exons ATGGTTGCCTTGTGTGgaacctcctcctcccactcccgACCGCACATGATGATGCCGCGATCGTGGCTAGCGGCATTGTTTGCCATTGCTCAGCTTTCGCCAGTTTGTcgcgccgacgatgccgacgcgTTGGATGTTCCCTCGGTCGACAACTACCTGAGACGAGTCTTTTCTCGGG CGTCCGTCCTCGGCGATTGGGCTTACTTTGACGGAGGAGAAGTGTCCCAGTACATCGAAAACGGCAAGAACACCTCGAGaccgtcctcgccgctgtCAAGCACCCTCTCCATCGACCTCTCCAAGTCCTGGAAGCCCGCCGATGTGGCCATCAAGCAGACCCAGAAGGGTGCCCAGAACATGATGAGACAGGCAATCTTCACCGACAactcgacgagctcgttcTACATCTGGGGAGGCTTCGCATCCTATACCGCCGATCCGCCCGCCGCGCGGCTCTGGAAGTtccgcgccgacggcgacggcggcggctcgtgGAGCACCGACCTGAAGCCTGGCAACGACTTCTTCACCCAGCTCACCCGCTCCCAGGGCGGCGTCTACGTGAGCACCCCCGACTCGGGCTTCTACTATGGCGGTTACTCGGACGCCAAGTCCGACCCCAACCCAGAGGGCCCCGTACCCGGGTTCCTGCAGTTCAACTACACGGCAACGGACCAGGCGTGGACGAACCATACCGAGGCACCCTACTCCACTTATGGCACTCTGGTCGGGGGCAGCGCGCACTACGTTCCCAGCTACGGGCCTAACGGCTTGATCATGATCTTTGGTGGGAGGTCGCACGTCATTGGAAGCGGGCAGAGCAACAGCAACGTGGGCTGGCTCGACTTCGGATCGATCCACGTCATGGACCCCGTTACGAAGAAGTGGTATTCCCAGAAGACCAGCGGAAACGCCCCCGGGGCGCGAATGTGGCACTGCACCGTCGGCGCGCAGAGTCGCAACAACACTTACGAGAT TttcgtcttcggcggcacCAACATGGCAAACCGGGAGACCTACGACGAGGTGCACGTCCTCTCGCTCCCCGGGTTTgtctggaagaaggcggACTACGCGCCCACCTCGCCGCGCGATTGCATGTCAtgcatcgtcgccggccagcGGCAGATGGTCACCTTTGGGGGCATCGACCGGATGAGGTGGAACGACAACTCGACAGACTTCTTCCGCGATCCGGACACGTTCCCTCAGGGGGTCGGTGTTTTCGACCTGACGGATCTGGCGTGGAAGGACGAGTACAACGCGGATGCTTCCAGCTACGACTCGCCAGAGGCTATCAAGACTTGGTATAACGAAGG AAacctcgccaacgtcgagTACTCTGAAGGGGTCGAGGGGCTCATGAAATCCGGCACCGCGGGctccggcttcttctccggTTCTGGTTCCGACTCGACGCCCGTCGACTCTGGATCCGGATCAACAAACACCGGCGCCattgccggcggcgtcgttggAGGCGTTGTGGGCGTCGCCCTGATCGGACTGGCCGCCTTCTGCCTCATGAGACGGCGGAAGCACAAAAAGGTGCCGACCGAAGAGAccggcgccgctgtcgaggCGCCGGCCCACCCCCACGGCATGGAACAGGCGTACTCCCCgaacccgccgccgtcgacgacggtggcgccTTCGGAGCTGCAGGGAGAATACCACGATCACTCGCCGTACTCGGCGTCCGAGGTGCCCAAGACGATGCAGCCGCCCGAGATGGACGCGCAGGAGCCGCGGCATTTCTACGCTGCGGAGCTGGACGGATCGGAGGCGCGGAGATGA
- a CDS encoding Putative GTP-binding protein TrmE/Aminomethyltransferase GcvT, domain 1 — translation MNGITRNATLAARKQLSAASFVCRTCREHRQRRPYSSNVVPPPPAPPAAGYAALSSRRLISVAGPDAAKFLQGVITRNIASKEARERQTGFYAAFLNATGRVLHDVFIYPDIAGLGGAAAAESEQAGTRFLIEVDANEAERLAKHLKRYKLRAKLNVRLLAAEEATVWHAWDDGGKPITTDAALLSTVTRDPRTPGLGYRLLQGRDTPPPLDLDATTEDSYTIRRYMQGVAEGQDEIIREHALPQETNMDYMDGIDYHKGCYVGQELTIRTKHRGVVRKRILPCMVYEVDRAVPQTLQYRPEHDADHGPEGLPAETIPRETSIGRSGKRGRSAGKWLKGVGNVGLGLCRLEIMTDIVLPGETAASTFDPADEFMLQWGEEDKNNTVKIKAFVPEWLRNGLASAR, via the coding sequence atgaacggcatcaCGCGCAACGCGACGCTCGCGGCGCGCAAGCAGCTATCCGCAGCAAGCTTCGTCTGCCGCACCTGCCGCGAACATAGGCAGCGCCGGCCGTACTCGAGCAACGTtgtcccgccgccgcccgctccgcccgccgccggctaCGCGGCCCTCTCGTCGCGCCGTCTCatctccgtcgccggccccgacgccgccaagttCTTGCAAGGCGTCATCACACGCAATATCGCATCCAAGGAGGCCCGCGAGCGGCAGACGGGCTTCTACGCCGCCTTCCTCAACGCCACCGGCCGCGTGCTGCACGACGTCTTCATCTACCCAGACATcgccggtctcggcggcgccgcggcggccgagtcAGAGCAGGCTGGCACCCGGTTCCTgatcgaggtcgacgccaacgaggccgagaggctGGCGAAGCACCTCAAGCGTTACAAGCTGCGGGCCAAGCTGAACGTGCGGCTGCTCGCGGCAGAAGAGGCGACCGTGTGGCACGCCTGGGACGACGGCGGGAAGCCCATCACGACGGACGCCGCGCTGCTGAGCACCGTCACCAGGGATCCGAGAACGCCCGGGTTGGGATACCGCTTGCTGCAGGGCAGGgacacgccgccgcccctggACCTCGACGCGACGACCGAGGACAGCTACACAATCAGGCGATACATGcagggcgtcgccgagggccaggacgAGATCATCCGGGAGCACGCTCTGCCGCAGGAGACGAACATGGACTACATGGACGGAATCGACTATCACAAGGGCTGCTACGTGGGACAGGAGCTCACGATCCGGACGAAGCACCGCGGGGTGGTGCGTAAGAGGATACTGCCCTGCATGGTGTACGAAGTGGATAGGGCCGTCCCGCAGACGCTGCAGTACCGGCCGGAGCATGATGCGGACCACGGCCCCGAGGGCCTGCCTGCAGAGACGATCCCGCGGGAGACGAGCATTGGCAGGTCGGGGAAAAGGGGCAGAAGCGCGGGCAAGTGGCTCAAGGGTGTCGGAAACGTCGGCCTGGGGCTCTGCCGTCTGGAGATCATGACGGACATTGTCCTCCCTGGCGAGACGGCCGCTTCGACCTTTGACCCGGCCGATGAGTTCATGTTGCAGtggggcgaggaggacaagaACAACACTGTCAAGATCAAGGCATTCGTGCCAGAGTGGTTGAGAAACGGGTTGGCATCTGCACGGTAG
- a CDS encoding Putative DnaJ domain, Chaperone J-domain superfamily: MDNNKDLLAKAHEYSSNNVDLYQLLQIDTTTTEEKDIRRAWRKQSLNYHPDKLKDAFDPEKWELIETARDILLDAAARAAYDNARKAVLLRKAERDRVQGQRKRLIDELEAAEQEGKRQKLAEEERARELERERARLAEEGRRRMAEEAERFKRENLERLEREREPDEYDEKLAELQRRLDEKKRLKAEKKARKKGGGVDAADAAAAATSNTSSTSVPASAPAPKAPVKWEDLKARMSAAQRLKEAKKAAEAGLATEDEVKQRYEALKALDPNRAD, translated from the coding sequence ATGGACAACAACAAAGACCTCCTCGCGAAAGCGCACGAGTACTCGTCCAACAACGTCGACCTCTACCAGTTGCTGCAGATCGACACCACAACAACAGAAGAGAAGGACATCCGCCGCGCGTGGCGCAAACAGTCGCTCAACTACCACCCGGACAAGCTCAAGGACGCTTTCGACCCGGAGAAATGGGAGCTCATCGAGACGGCCCGCgacatcctcctcgacgccgctgccCGCGCCGCCTATGACAACGCCCGCAAGGCCGTGCTGCTGCGCAAGGCCGAGCGCGATCGCGTCCAGGGACAGCGCAAGCGCCTGattgacgagctcgaggctgccgagcaggaggggaagagacagaagctcgccgaggaggagcgcgcCCGCGAACTCGAACGCGAACGGGCGCGGCTCGCTGAGGAGGGGCGCCGGCGCATGGCAGAGGAGGCCGAGCGATTCAAGAGAGAAAACCTCGAGCGgttggagagggagagggagccCGACGAGTATGACGAAaagctggccgagctgcAAAGACGgctcgacgagaagaagcggctcaaggccgagaagaaggccaggaagaagggcggcggggtcgacgccgccgatgccgcggccgcggccacaTCAAACACGTCGAGCACCTCTGTCCCGGCGTCGGCACCGGCCCCGAAGGCACCGGTCAAATGGGAGGATCTAAAAGCTCGTATGAGCGCCGCACAACGACTCAAGGAAGCCAAGaaagccgccgaggccgggctggCGACGGAAGACGAGGTCAAGCAAAGATACGAGGCACTAAAGGCCCTGGATCCGAATCGAGCGGACTGA
- a CDS encoding Putative PUA-like superfamily, SRA-YDG superfamily protein, whose translation MSPTQVVTRPCRSPFQMDGTSETYFMRYPGAAVLSSPPVEPLPVKEELLELCDSVRTSLQREKSFGPHADRVQELFEKILKEELRHSPSLDFETLQYARLDKLLADVLDPACRPSPLPLRFRADMAVAESLQKIWRSRFREQYFALDQVRQRRLSIGGEMRDIHFTAAGMDPLESWTVRNSCPDPISELEGNQQFEPGHWWLNLACAQRDGIIGTAVEKPTKGKYGVTALPLLTGLEEHVRGKLYRYVREGRLSDMHVSLLTQVGTQIRILRGYRLKSTLAPQAGVRYDGLYTIRQYGNKLDATTDKYRLELLLEHVDGQKSLEEVQKVPRPSQMDDWQTFKKVEAEMVRQRKGDDGLLDFKMLKEEERIDREHWRRSSEFRATLGQEVCGLGLTMPA comes from the exons ATGTCGCCTACCCAAGTCGTGACCAGGCCCTGCCGCTCGCCGTTCCAGATGGACGGAACATCAGAGACATATTTCATGAGATATCCCGGAGCAG CTGTGCTCTCCTCCCCGCCAGTCGAACCCCTGCCGGTCAAagaggagctcctcgagctctgCGACTCGGTCCGGACGTCCCTTCAGCGGGAGAAGAGCTTTGGACCGCACGCAGACAGAGTCCAAGAGCTCTTCGAGAAGATTTTGAAGGAAGAACTGCGTCACAGTCCCTCTCTTGACTTCGAGACGCTTCAGTACGCTCGTCTGGAcaagctcctcgccgacgtcctcgacccCGCCTGCCGCCCATCTCCGCTACCCCTGCGCTTTCGTGCCgacatggccgtcgccgagagTCTTCAAAAGATCTGGAGGAGCAGGTTCCGCGAGCAGTACTTTGCCCTCGACCAGGTGCGTCAGCGCAGGCTGtccatcggcggcgagatGCGCGACATCCACTttaccgccgccggcatggaCCCCCTCGAGTCTTGGACCGTCCGCAACAGCTGCCCCGATCCCATATCGGAGCTTGAGGGAAACCAACAGTTTGAGCCTGGCCA CTGGTGGCTGAATCTGGCCTGCGCCCAGCGCGACGGCATCATTGGCACCGCGGTCGAGAAGCCCACCAAGGGCAAGTACGGCGTCACCGCCCTTCCCCTCCTGACAGGGCTCGAGGAGCACGTCCGCGGCAAGCTCTACCGATACGTCCGCGAGGGGCGCCTCTCCGACATGCACGTCTCTCTTCTCACGCAGGTCGGCACTCAGATCCGCATCCTCAGGGGCTATCGCCTCAAGAGCACACTGGCTCCACAGGCCGGTGTGCGCTACGACGGACT TTACACCATCCGCCAGTACGGCAACAAGCTCGACGCCACCACCGATAAGTaccgcctcgagctcctgctGGAACATGTTGATGGCCAGAAGAGCCTCGAGGAGGTGCAGAAGGTGCCCAGGCCATCCCAGATGGATGACTGGCAGACATTTaagaaggtcgaggccgagatggtcCGCCAGCgcaagggcgacgatggcctgCTCGACTTCAAGATGCTCAAAGAGGAGGAACGCATCGACCGCGAGCACTGGAGGCGTTCGAGCGAGTTCCGGGCCACGCTGGGCCAGGAGGTCTGCGGGCTGGGGCTTACAATGCCTGCCTAG
- a CDS encoding Putative ATP-dependent RNA helicase DEAD-box, Helicase superfamily 1/2, ATP-binding protein — MPSSAAPRRPGPAADDEDPASSSSANSSGAESESDYLDSPASRKRRRTEPPAEPDLEDDDDDDEELKAIVSTIKAPSRIKRAAAAVEEAPQTVRPAPSQSTISAPTDPNTTFSAINVRPWLVQSLANMAIKRPTGIQKGCIPEILKGRDCIGGSRTGSGKTVAFAVPILQKWAEDPTAIFALVLTPTRELALQIFEQFKAISSPQSLKAILVTGGSDMRPQAIALAQRPHVVIATPGRLADHIRTSGEDTVCGLRRVMYVVLDEADRLLDATGPGSMIPDVEECLSVLPPSSQRQTLLFTATITPEVRALKDMPLKPGKQPVFVCEVDTQALAIPATLAQMHLQVPVTHREHYLHTFLLTDANTEKSVIIFCNRTSTADYLHHLLRLLDHRVTSLHSGLPQRQRIDNLGRFRAAAARILVATDVASRGLDIPEVGLVVNYDIPRNPDDYIHRVGRTARAGRKGEAVTFVGQRDVELVLAIEARVGRQMEAWQEEGVNLETRVLRDTLKVVSEKKREALLELEEGREVGGKRKRTKQKLNA; from the coding sequence ATGCCGTCCTCTGCAGCCCCCAGACGCCCTGgtcccgccgccgacgacgaggacccggcatcttcttcctccgccaACTCTTCCGGCGCCGAGTCCGAATCCGACTACCTTGACAGTCCCGCCTCGCGCAAGAGACGGAGGACTGAGCCCCCTGCCGAGCCAGacctcgaagacgatgacgatgacgacgaggagctgaaggCCATTGTCTCAACCATCAAGGCCCCATCAAGAATcaagcgcgccgccgccgccgtcgaagaAGCACCTCAGACCGTCCGTCCCGCGCCGTCGCAAAGCACAATCTCTGCGCCGACGGACCCCAACACCACCTTCTCCGCCATCAATGTGCGCCCATGGCTCGTGCAGTCGTTGGCCAACATGGCCATCAAGCGGCCCACCGGCATTCAGAAGGGCTGTATACCCGAGATCCTCAAGGGGAGAGACtgcatcggcggcagcaggacCGGTTCCGGCAAAACGgtcgccttcgccgtgcCCATCCTCCAGAAATGGGCCGAGGACCCCACCGCCATCTTCGCCCTCGTTCTGACGCCCACCCGCGAGCTCGCCCTGCAAATCTTTGAACAGTTCAAGGCCATCTCCTCCCCGCAGAGCCTCAAGgccatcctcgtcaccgGAGGCTCCGACATGCGCCCGcaggccatcgccctcgcccagcgcccccacgtcgtcatcgccacccccggccgcctcgccgaccaCATCCGCACCTCGGGAGAGGACACCGTCTGCGGCCTGCGCCGCGTAATGTACgtcgtgctcgacgaggccgaccgtctcctcgacgccacgGGGCCCGGCAGCATGATccccgacgtcgaggagtGCCTCTCcgtgctgccgccctcgtcccagCGCCAGACCCTCCTCTTCACCGCCACCATCACCCCCGAGGTCCGCGCCCTCAAGGACATGCCCCTCAAGCCCGGCAAGCAGCCCGTCTTCGTCTGCGAGGTCGACACCCAGgccctcgccatccccgCCACCCTCGCCCAGATGCACCTCCAGGTCCCCGTCACCCACCGCGAGCACTATCTCCACACCTTCCTCCTCACCGATGCCAATACCGAGAAGtccgtcatcatcttctgTAACCGCACCTCGACCGCCGACTACCTCCACCACCTGCTGCGCCTGCTCGACCACCGCGTCACGTCACTGCACTCGGGTCTGCCCCAGCGCCAGCGCATCGACAACCTGGGCCGcttccgcgccgccgccgcgcggaTCCTCGTCGCCACGGACGTCGCCTCGCGCGGTCTCGACATCCCCGAggtcgggctcgtcgtcaacTACGACATCCCGCGCAACCCAGACGACTACATCCACAGGGTCGGCCGTACGGCGCGTGCGGGACgcaagggcgaggccgtGACGTTTGTCGGGCAGAGGGACGTCGAGCTGGTgctggccatcgaggcccgCGTGGGCCGGCAGATGGAGGCGTggcaggaggagggagtCAACCTCGAGACGCGCGTGCTGCGGGACACGCTCAAGGTCGtgagcgagaagaagagggaggcgctgctggagctcgaggaagggagggaggtcggcggaaagaggaagaggacaaAACAGAAGCTCAATGcttga